The segment ATACAGACCTTGATGCATTGAGCAGAGGTCAGCGACAGTCAATCGAGCGCactgagcagcagcaggaagcCGATTTACGGCTCCAGTCGAAGAGGATACGGGCTGACCAGGAGCGCGATTTAAAGCAGTTCAGGGAGGGCCTGAAGACCGAGATGAGACTGCTCAAGCAAGAAGTGGACCTCATGCCGAAAGAGTCAAGAAAGCAAGCATTCCGAGTCAGAAAAGACAGGCTTGAAACTGAGCAAGCTGAAAGGGTAAGGAATTCTCACTCTTTATGTTAGAATAATATTATGGTAGATTTTAAACgagtataatttattattcattaagttgccctgtcagcatTAACAAAAgttttgggaaattttggcAATCAACGTTTGGTTCTCTTCATTTACTCTCactctcaaaatttcaggaaaaGCAATTCCTTGAAAGATTGAACGAAAATCATGATACATCCTTGAGAAGATTGAGTGATTCTCACAGAGAGAAAATAGCACTCATGGAAAGGCAATACCTGCAGCAGAAACAACAGCTCCTGCGGTCCAGGGAGTCTGCGCTGTGGGAGCTGGAAGAAAGACACATACATGAAAAGCAGCAACTCGCTAAAAGGCAATTGAAAGATATTTTCTTCCTTCAGAGACACCAAGTGAGTTTAAAATACTATCTCAACAAATGAGACCGTGACTCAAATGCGATTTCCAGATGTTGAACCGGCACGAGAAAGAGTTGGAGCAAGTAAAGAGAATGAACCAACGCAAGGAAGAAGAGTTGGCTAAGAGGCCGACCATGGAAAAAAGAGCATTGTTAAAACGCATCAGGGCCGAAATGAAGGCCCGTGAAATGATGTTCAGGGAGTCCATTCGCATCAGCATCAGTACACACTCGATCGATCCTGACCAAGAGAGAGATCAGCTGAAAAAGGTATGACATGAGAGTGGACGAAGTCTTACAATGCCCAAATCTTTTCCTGATTACAGttccaagaaaatgaaaagaaacgaTACAGAGCTGAGCAGCAGAGGTTTGAGTTGAAACACCAGAGGATGGTGGAAGAGTTGAAAGCGTCATGTGAGGCAACCATCAAGGAGCTGGAGGGTTTGCAAAATGAGAAAAGTGAGaccttatttaaatttcatgctcAAAAATACTGATGTTTTGACTGTGTAGGAAAAATGCTTATGGAGCATGAGACCGTCAAGCTCAAGGAACAAGAAGAGTGCTATAACAGAGAGCTCAGGGAGTGGAAGTCGCAATTGAAGCCCAGAAAACAGGTAATTTGAACTGCACATATTATTTGTTCCACCGCGTCTCAGAGTTtggttttcataaaatcatgattttttcttacttttgaaatcaaattgagAGGTTTTGGTTCCTTTTTAAAGCGTGCATTATTTTTGACTGGAAATGTCCTTTGAATTGTAAGTTGCTTGGATTGTTTTTGCAACACTGGAGTGCGTCACAGGTTCACTAAAATAACTCGCATTTGCAGAAACTCGAAGAGCAATTTTGTAAGGAAATCGACGAGCAGGAGCGGCAATTTGGCCACATGATCAACGATGACATTGATAACATTCCTCGGGCAGAAAGCTTCTCCAAGAATTCAGTTCGGAGCAGCATTTCGTCAACGTTCACCGACAGTTGAGCTCCCTGAGGGTGAAGTACCaacatgttatttttatacatttccTTTAACAATAATCAAGCTGAAAAGGAGATGTCGGTCACGCATTatacattgtaatattttttattgcgagaaacaaactgcaaataaaatgatgatATGGGTCGccaaaagatttatttagttttcggattggaaattcttttttatcgGGACTGTTGTGAAATTCCCATGTTGTTGTTATttgtattgtattttaaaaggataaTTATGGTGCCTGACATTATACGTTCTCAGGTCAGTACGATCAGAGCcgattataatttattatttgatcaCAACGATTatcattgttaaaatttgtaaaaagagAACTTGCAATAGCTTATAATCAGCATTAAATAGTTTATCAAACAAgggattttcattttctaattcACCTGTTAGTAAAGGTCTCAGCTGCGTAATTTTAAGCGGCGGCTGATGGTggctgctgaaaatttttaaaatggaagtTATATATTGCCTAAAGGGCCAAAGGCTAATTTTTTCTCTGGTACATAAtggtttttctattttctgaCTGGCGGCTGGCCGAGACATTTTGGTATAAACGGAAAATtatcaacataattttttctgacaacgagaacagaaataaattattggacATTTCACTTCGCTTCAGCTTACGCCAGTATTTGCCAAAGGGCTAGTCTAGAAATCCATTGCGATGTGATTGAGCTCTTTGTCAATTTGCATTAGCAACGCAACTTGGCATAAACAGCGCCGCTGGCCATAGGGAGCGGTCGACGTTGCCTCAGACTGAGCACAGCTAAAACCAACTGACGGATCCATAGACCAAGATGGAGATTGGAAGCATTAAACGAAAGTTGCTCTGTAAAACtgataattcaatttcacacTTGAACCTATAACACATTTTCCCTTAGAAAATGAACTATTCATAAATAAGACAAGTAGATGTAACCATGGGTTTTAATATTGGTCGTTATTTTCTTGCGCGCATTAATGAAAATAGCCTTGTTTCCATGGAGAtaaaatcaagcaattttcataaagaaaattcattttccactccctttcttatttttcctccTACATTCTTATTGGATTTTTAGACTGATTTGGGAGAGATAAAACCTGCTTATAACCCTACCAACTTGTAGACATGATATGGGCATTACAATCACTCGTTCTCAATCAAGTGAGCCTGGGCTTACTTCGGCTTTGTCCTCCAGGGCAGGGTCTTAGTCACTTTTGTGTTCTTGAAGTGTAGCCCTTTCTCACgtgattttcatttgtatttgACTCGTGATAACATTAATGTATTTATGACAAGTGTGAGAATACAcatccaataaataaataaatgacataatgaataaaaaaatcagcttttaaGGTAGTTTTCAggtaaattcttaattaatagATTACAAGTGCGCTTCgaactgtatttttaatcatttaaattaaatttagaaattgattGAACctagaaaagaaaaacacattttaatcgTAGAATAGTCTTAATCAATTCGTAAtgactttttttattgaaaacatgCCGCTTAAATTAAACGTTTTGGAACTTTATAtccttgaaaatattaattaaaatcaatttttattcgtcTAATCTATAATAAATGTTGAAGTGTAtgtttgcaataaaaaccaCACGATTCAAATTCTTTCTGTGATTTTTCCTGTTCGCAAAGATAATATGAGTAATACGTTCAATTGAGATACTTAAGTAAGCAAGAGGAGGTCAAGAATAtagttgtaaataaaaaataaattatatagttttttacttttgcttaatttaatcacacataatttacaaataaattaacagagCTTAGTAAGCATAGGTGGCGTAGGCACCGGTGTAGGAGATGTGGGCAACAGCGGGGGCAGCGGAGTAGGCAACTCCGAGGGCGGCGGGGTGAGCGGCGACAGCGGGGGCGGCATAGGTGGCGCGAGCGatggcgggggcggcgtaggTGGCGTGAGCgacggcgggggcggcgtagcTGGTGAAGGCGGGGGCGGCATAGGTGGCGTGGGCGACAGCGGGGGCGGCATAGGTGTTGTAGGcgacgggggcggcggcgtAGGCAACGGCATCGTTGGACACGCGGGTGTCGTACTTGCGCACGCTAGAGTAGGGGGTGTCCACCTGCTTGGAGTAGGTGCTCACCTGGTAAGGGTAAAACTCGGTTAGTATATACCAGATTAATTGCGTGCGAAAAATGATATCTGAAGACGCGATTTCTTAACCCCTGGCCtttttagcaataattttcggcaataattttaaaaagcctttaatttgaaaacatattttgtacCAGTGGGCATGGGAAACCGTCAGCactaaaaataccaaaatatttaccgTCAGTTTCCAAATTTGTAATGCCAAAAGCATTTTGCAAAGGATTTAAACTCTAATCAGAGAGAGTGcactaaaattttgcaatgagaCGGCAAATTACCCCAAGGGGCTATTTTAGAAAAGTCTGTATTAGCGATATGATCGCGACATTGAGGCGGCGCAAAAATCGGCGCCAGCGGCTGTTTCTAGGAGCGGCCGCCGTTGCCTCACAATCCGAAATTGGATCAGATCAGATGGAAACGCACCACGGAGTTGCCGTCCAGGGAGCGGACAGTGGACTGCTGGCTGGCGCCGACGGCGGCGAGTCCAGCGTTAGCGACAGCCAGGCAGGCGGCGAGAACCACAAACTGAAATTGAAAGTGATTTTTGGTTTGTGCGAACGTTGGCGAATCGATTGCTGAATTACCTTGAAGGCCATGATTGGTGTGTGTTGAGGATTGTTGGTATTCAATGAGGGTCTGAGACAGCATCAGGTGCTTTTATACGAGAGGACCCTGCTCTCGCGGGGTGGGGAAGGGCCGAAGAAAAATGGGTCGTATCACATAGGTGGCTTACCAAGCGCCGGAGACAAATTCAGCCGGCGAGTTATACAACTTTCGCTTTTTCTACGGCGATTTGATGAAGGTCTGGGGCAAAGCGCCGCGAGATAATTGCCCCGCCTATCGGTGCCTCGTGGCTCCGTTCTCGTGCAAAAAAAATTCGTCGTCAAACCGGGGAGTCAGGTGTCGGGATTGCACAAAGACCGAACGAAATCAGCTCAGAACGCCGGCTGTTTCCCTTGAATAGCCGCCGACGCAGGAACCTTGTCCTTTGTTAAAGAGCATGGACAATAGAGATGCACTTGATTTCTGTTCGATCGAGgcagtattattattatgtctCGGGCAAATAACACTAGGCTGAGTGAAACACAGGTAATTGCCAGCTGATATTTAGAGCGGTTTATTGACTATTCAAATGCGTATAGGTCACCGCCGCAGACTCCATAAGGCCGCCCGGCTTTCGAATGTGTGTCTTAATATCAATTCTTGCTGAAACTGCGAccgttataatttttatttatcatttcggTTGTTTGCTATACTTCGATTCTAAacaatcatgaaaaattatcggCTACTCAGgacaatattgaaattttcaaataaaattgcgaaAGCTCATTCATAGTGTGTGGGAAGAAAATCAGACTCTCTAcatattatacatttttatcacTGACAATAAggtgttttatttcttttggcaGAAAAGCCtcagaaaattcataaataaattcttttgaacaCCAAAATCGCCCGCAAAATATCAGCCACATATAttcaaactgaaatatttaatcaacaGTCAAAATTCATTATGGTTTCGCAGTGTTCTGTTTTGAAGCTGAAAGCAATTCAACGTTTCAACGATCAGTATGTACcttctttttcaaaagttaagGCTAAACAAATAAACGATACCGCACAACAAAACAAAGTGTTTTTATGATTGGCACGATTATTTGCTTAATTATGATGCTGCgcgtttgatttattttagtttcaaagtaatctttattatggttctgcagggctattttgccccatacattgccatatccagacaaaataatatcagtttgaacataattgtataaaagagaggtgattcaatatttcttgaggtactgttcttttaaaaattccttgaatgCACTTTGGTTTCCGTTGAGACACAAATTCGGCGGAAGATTGTTCCAGAGACGGTAGCTCTGcacttgaaaacagttttcgggCACTTCAACACTTACAAATGGGGCCAGTAGTTTCATTTGATGCGCTCTTGTCCTGCCAAAAAGATTTACATCGTACATTTTGGTTGCTAAATGGCACAGATAAGGCGGACAATTTTTGTACAGAATTTTGTGTGTCTGCACTAACACGTGCAGATTTCTCCTATCGactacatttaatatttgacattttttatagagATCAGACAGTTTTTGGCCACGtttaacattataaatataacgaATTACATTATTCTGCAGTATTTGTAGCTTATTTAATTGACAGGTACTGAGATTACAACACACAATGTCGCCATAGTCAAAATGAGGCAGGATTAAACTCTTAACAAGTTGCACTCTTATTTTCTCTGGGGTTAcgcttctaaatttttgtaagttttttaaGGTGCCGTaaactctttgaaaaattcgcgaaaCTTGGCCATGCCAGGAGAGGGTTTTATCAAAAACGATGCCTaggtttttcacattttcgcTGAACTCGAATTCAACCTCTCGCAACTCAATCTCATcgctaaattgaatttcattgtctttaattttaactttaccGATTGAGTCGAGCTGTACGCGGGAGTGTTGCCGCTCAGAGCCCACTAACAGCACCTGTGTTTTGCGTGGATTGAGTTTTAGGCCGTGCATTTCAGACCAGTTGACGACGTCGCTTAATATTGTGTTCATTTTGAGAATGCCACTTTCGATTTCATCCGGCTTGCAACTAATGTATAATTGAATGTCATCAGCGTACAAATGGTAGCTGCACCGACCTTTAAATAAGCTGACCACATCGTGcgtgaatattgaaaaaagaagTGGGCCTAAAACAGCTCCCTGAGGAACGCCAGCCTCAATACTGACCCACTGAGACATTTTGCCATCTGAACCGCGAATTGCATGCAGTCGGCCGGACAAGTAACTCTTAAAAAACTTTATCACTGATTCAGAGAAATTGAGCTGGCGCATTTTGCTGAGGAGTAAGGCATGATCAACAAGGTCAAATGCCTTTGAATAATCTAGGAAAACCATCAGAGAGATTTCGTTGCGGAAAATGGCTAGGCGTAAATCCTCGGTTATTTTGAGGAGCGCCGTGGTCGTGCTATGCAGCCTGCGGAATCCTGATTGAAAAGTGTCTATAACCTCGTGCGCCTGTAGGTACTGAATAATTTGATCGTAAGCAACTTTTTCTAGTACTTTCGAGATGGTACACAAAATACTAATTGGCCTGTAGTTTATAAGCTTAAGATCAGAGGTCACGAATTTATCCACGCACAATGAATGCTTATAGCAATTTCACAAACTAGTGCGTGActtattgtttgaaaaattcaatttgctatTTAATTATCTAATTCTTTCCATCTCGAAGGCGGCAAGTTATTATATCACGCCACGTTGAGTTGAATAACGTAATGGAAAAAGCCTTGGACTCTATACGAAGGGCCGCGCGGCGCGAAATAAAGACTCACCCAGCGCAATTATCAGCCCGTCAAAAGTCCTACACGCCGAAATCTCGCTGCCTTGCAATGAAGCTGGAATGCCTCGTACATAGAGCAATAAAACACGTGTTCCTGCGTGcacttcataaaaaattattcttaaaccCACCGATATCAAGCTGatacatttaatattaatgcgacaagaaaattaattcactccATATTTTTGCAGCAACCTGTCAGAAGGTTTAAACAGAGTTAATAG is part of the Cloeon dipterum chromosome 1, ieCloDipt1.1, whole genome shotgun sequence genome and harbors:
- the LOC135934610 gene encoding cuticle protein 76-like translates to MAFKFVVLAACLAVANAGLAAVGASQQSTVRSLDGNSVVSTYSKQVDTPYSSVRKYDTRVSNDAVAYAAAPVAYNTYAAPAVAHATYAAPAFTSYAAPAVAHATYAAPAIARATYAAPAVAAHPAALGVAYSAAPAVAHISYTGAYATYAY